The Pseudomonas sp. DG56-2 genome contains a region encoding:
- a CDS encoding amino acid permease yields MSGPNTHSGELKRGLKNRHIQLIALGGAIGTGLFLGSAGVMKSAGPSMILGYAICGFIAFMIMRQLGEMIVEEPVAGSFSHFAHKYWGGFAGFLSGWNCWVLYILVGMSELTAVGKYVHYWWPEIPTWASAAAFFILINAINLANVKVFGEAEFWFAIIKVIAIVGMIALGSYMLVSGSGGPQASVSNLWEHGGFFPNGVSGLVMALAIIMFSFGGLEMLGFTAAEADKPKTVIPKAINQVIYRILIFYIGALIVLLSLTPWDSLVTSLDASGGTYGASPFVQVFSLLGSDVAAHILNFVVLTAALSVYNSGTYCNARMLYGMAEQGDAPAGLAKIDKRGVPVRSILASAAVTLVAVLLNYFIPQHALELLMSLVVAALVINWAMISYSHLKFRQHMNKTGQKPLFKALWYPYGNYICLAFVVLILGIMLQIPGIQVSVYAIPVWLVVMFACYGLKSNRRTRAVADAGAVTK; encoded by the coding sequence ATGAGTGGACCAAACACGCATTCAGGCGAGCTGAAACGCGGCCTGAAAAATCGCCACATCCAATTGATCGCCTTGGGCGGTGCAATCGGTACAGGGCTGTTCCTGGGATCGGCCGGGGTGATGAAATCGGCGGGCCCGTCGATGATTCTGGGCTATGCGATCTGTGGCTTCATCGCGTTCATGATCATGCGCCAGCTCGGTGAGATGATCGTTGAAGAGCCGGTGGCCGGGTCGTTCAGTCACTTTGCGCACAAGTACTGGGGTGGTTTCGCCGGCTTCCTCTCGGGCTGGAACTGCTGGGTGCTGTATATCCTGGTGGGGATGTCTGAGCTCACGGCCGTTGGCAAGTACGTTCATTACTGGTGGCCAGAGATTCCGACCTGGGCATCGGCCGCGGCGTTCTTCATTCTGATCAACGCAATCAACCTGGCCAACGTCAAAGTGTTTGGCGAGGCGGAGTTCTGGTTCGCGATCATCAAGGTCATTGCCATTGTCGGCATGATTGCCCTGGGTAGCTACATGCTGGTCAGCGGCAGTGGCGGTCCACAGGCATCGGTCAGCAACCTGTGGGAGCATGGCGGCTTCTTCCCCAATGGGGTGAGCGGTCTGGTCATGGCGTTGGCGATCATCATGTTCTCCTTTGGTGGCCTGGAAATGCTCGGTTTCACCGCAGCTGAAGCCGACAAGCCGAAAACCGTGATCCCCAAAGCAATCAACCAGGTGATCTACCGCATCCTGATTTTCTACATCGGTGCCCTGATCGTGCTGCTGTCGCTGACTCCTTGGGACAGCCTGGTGACCAGCCTCGACGCTTCCGGCGGCACCTATGGCGCCAGCCCGTTCGTTCAGGTGTTCTCGTTGCTGGGTAGTGATGTCGCTGCGCATATCCTCAACTTCGTGGTACTGACTGCAGCGCTGTCGGTGTACAACAGCGGCACCTACTGCAACGCCCGCATGCTCTACGGTATGGCTGAGCAGGGTGATGCGCCGGCGGGCCTGGCGAAGATCGACAAGCGCGGTGTGCCGGTGCGTTCGATCCTGGCGTCGGCGGCAGTCACGCTGGTGGCGGTACTGCTCAACTACTTCATTCCGCAGCATGCGCTGGAACTGTTGATGTCGCTGGTGGTAGCTGCCCTGGTGATCAACTGGGCGATGATCAGCTACTCGCACCTGAAGTTTCGCCAGCACATGAACAAGACTGGCCAGAAGCCGCTGTTCAAGGCACTCTGGTATCCCTATGGCAACTACATCTGTCTGGCCTTCGTGGTGCTGATTTTGGGCATCATGCTGCAGATTCCGGGAATTCAGGTTTCGGTGTATGCAATTCCGGTGTGGCTGGTGGTGATGTTTGCCTGCTACGGCCTCAAGAGCAATCGCCGTACCCGCGCTGTAGCGGACGCAGGTGCTGTTACCAAGTAA
- a CDS encoding ABC transporter substrate-binding protein, with product MKKLALLGALALSVFSLASLADEKPLKIGIEAAYPPFASKAPDGSIVGFDYDIGNALCEEMKVKCTWVEQEFDGLIPALKVRKIDAILSSMSITEDRKKSVDFTGKYYLTPARLVMKEGTTVSDNLSELKGKKIGVQRGSIHDRFAKEVLAPQGATIVPYGTQNEIYLDVAAGRLDGTVADATLLEDGFLKTDAGKGYAFVGPSFTDVKYFGDGVGIAVRKGDKANLDRINAAIAGIRANGKYKQIQDKYFNFDIYGPEAK from the coding sequence ATGAAGAAACTCGCACTGCTTGGCGCACTGGCGCTGTCCGTGTTTTCCCTGGCATCGCTGGCTGATGAGAAACCGCTGAAAATCGGTATCGAGGCCGCTTACCCACCGTTCGCCTCGAAAGCGCCTGATGGCAGCATCGTTGGCTTCGACTACGACATCGGCAACGCCTTGTGCGAAGAGATGAAGGTCAAGTGTACCTGGGTCGAGCAAGAATTCGACGGCCTGATCCCAGCACTTAAAGTGCGCAAGATCGACGCCATTCTCTCGTCCATGTCGATCACGGAAGACCGCAAGAAGTCCGTGGACTTCACCGGTAAGTACTACCTGACCCCGGCACGCCTGGTGATGAAGGAAGGCACCACCGTCAGCGACAATCTGTCCGAGCTCAAGGGCAAGAAAATTGGTGTGCAGCGTGGCTCGATCCACGATCGCTTCGCCAAAGAAGTCCTGGCTCCGCAAGGCGCGACCATCGTTCCATACGGCACTCAGAACGAAATTTATCTGGACGTAGCGGCGGGTCGTCTGGATGGCACCGTGGCCGATGCTACGCTGCTGGAAGATGGCTTCCTGAAGACTGACGCTGGCAAGGGCTATGCCTTCGTTGGTCCGTCCTTCACCGACGTGAAGTACTTCGGCGACGGCGTCGGCATTGCCGTACGCAAGGGCGACAAGGCCAATCTGGATCGTATCAATGCGGCCATCGCCGGTATCCGCGCCAATGGCAAGTACAAGCAGATCCAGGACAAGTACTTCAACTTCGACATCTACGGCCCTGAAGCCAAGTAA
- a CDS encoding 4a-hydroxytetrahydrobiopterin dehydratase: MNALNQAHCEACRADAPQVSDEELPVLIKQIPDWNIEVRDGIMQLEKVFLFKNFKHALAFTNAVGEISEAEGHHPGLLTEWGKVTVTWWSHSIKGLHRNDFIMAARTDEVAQTAEGRK; the protein is encoded by the coding sequence ATGAACGCCTTGAACCAAGCCCACTGCGAAGCCTGCCGCGCCGATGCACCACAGGTCAGCGACGAAGAACTGCCGGTACTGATCAAGCAGATCCCGGATTGGAACATCGAAGTCCGTGACGGCATCATGCAGCTGGAAAAAGTCTTCCTGTTCAAGAATTTCAAACACGCCCTGGCCTTTACCAACGCAGTCGGCGAAATCTCCGAAGCTGAAGGCCATCACCCAGGTCTGCTGACCGAATGGGGCAAAGTCACTGTTACCTGGTGGAGCCACTCGATCAAAGGCCTGCACCGCAACGACTTCATCATGGCCGCGCGCACCGACGAGGTCGCCCAAACCGCAGAAGGTCGCAAGTAA
- a CDS encoding amino acid aminotransferase: protein MHFSAIERVPGDPILGLMEAYANDSNQHKFDLGVGVFKDAQGLTPIPAAVKLAEQRLLDTQQSKSYVGGHGDPDFGRLIAELVLGSDSPVLASKRAGASQTPGGTGALRLAAEFIAHCLPGRGIWLSDPTWPIHETIFAGAGLKVSHYPYVGMDNRLNVSAMLATLESVPKGDVVLLHACCHNPTGFDLTQDDWRAVLEVVRRRELLPLIDFAYQGFGDGLEEDAWAVRLFASELPELLITSSCSKNFGLYRDRTGALLVCSHEAEKLQDVRSQLALLARNLWSTPPDHGAAVVAQILGDAALKQLWVEEVEAMRQRIAQLRVGLVEALAPHGLSDRFAHIATQRGMFSYTGLSSEQVKQLRERHSVYMVGTGRANIAGADATRLGALAAAIADVCR, encoded by the coding sequence ATGCACTTCAGCGCGATTGAGCGCGTACCTGGCGATCCGATCCTGGGGCTGATGGAGGCATACGCCAACGACAGCAATCAGCATAAGTTCGACCTGGGAGTGGGTGTATTCAAGGACGCCCAAGGCCTTACGCCTATTCCTGCGGCAGTCAAACTCGCCGAACAGCGCTTGCTCGACACGCAACAGAGCAAAAGCTACGTCGGCGGTCACGGCGATCCCGACTTCGGGCGTCTGATCGCTGAGTTGGTCCTTGGAAGCGATTCTCCAGTGCTGGCCAGCAAGCGTGCTGGCGCCTCTCAGACTCCCGGTGGTACGGGCGCTTTGCGCCTTGCGGCAGAATTTATCGCGCATTGCCTGCCGGGTCGCGGCATTTGGCTGAGCGATCCGACCTGGCCCATCCACGAGACCATTTTCGCCGGCGCCGGCCTCAAGGTCAGTCATTATCCTTATGTGGGTATGGACAACCGCCTCAACGTAAGCGCGATGCTTGCCACACTTGAATCCGTACCCAAGGGTGATGTGGTGTTGCTGCATGCGTGCTGCCACAACCCGACCGGCTTCGACCTTACCCAGGACGACTGGCGCGCGGTACTGGAAGTGGTGCGCCGCCGCGAGCTGCTGCCACTGATCGACTTCGCCTATCAAGGTTTCGGTGACGGCCTGGAAGAAGATGCCTGGGCAGTACGGCTGTTTGCCAGCGAGCTGCCTGAGCTGCTGATCACCAGTTCCTGCTCGAAAAACTTCGGACTCTACCGCGATCGTACCGGCGCCCTGCTGGTGTGCAGCCATGAAGCCGAAAAACTGCAGGATGTTCGCAGTCAATTGGCGCTGCTGGCGCGCAACCTTTGGTCGACGCCACCGGATCACGGCGCTGCGGTAGTGGCGCAGATTCTGGGGGATGCTGCACTCAAGCAGCTGTGGGTTGAAGAAGTCGAGGCCATGCGCCAGCGAATCGCTCAACTGCGCGTGGGACTGGTCGAAGCCTTGGCCCCTCATGGCCTGAGCGACCGTTTTGCCCACATCGCCACGCAACGCGGAATGTTCTCCTACACCGGGCTGTCTTCAGAGCAGGTCAAGCAACTGCGTGAGCGGCACAGCGTGTACATGGTCGGCACCGGCCGGGCCAATATCGCAGGCGCCGATGCCACACGCCTCGGGGCACTGGCTGCGGCCATCGCCGACGTTTGTCGGTGA
- the rluB gene encoding 23S rRNA pseudouridine(2605) synthase RluB: MSDKDLQETQPLPPSGEKLQKVLARIGVGSRRDVEAWIGQGRIKVNGVNATLGQRVDLHDAISVDGRVIKREESAETVRRVIMYNKPDGEICTRDDPEGRPTVFDRLPRPKEGRWINIGRLDINTTGLLMFTTDGELANRLMHPSYEMDREYAVRVRGEVDEDMIARLKAGVVLEDGPARFTDIKEAPGGEGFNHWYHCVVMEGRNREVRRLWESQGLVVSRLKRVRFGPVFLNSDLPMGRWREMSQQEVDILAAEVGLTPVAMPALNHKSKDKLERLQRKSTRPMGRGERVRTLRPAQDGASAERPARQPRGGETERPARQPRVAEAERPARQPRGEAPRKDAGRGRSTVAERPSDMNKRGKPAPKRPGSTRNKPRP; the protein is encoded by the coding sequence ATGAGTGATAAAGACCTGCAAGAAACCCAACCATTGCCGCCGTCAGGCGAGAAACTGCAAAAAGTTCTCGCGCGCATCGGCGTGGGCTCGCGTCGTGACGTCGAGGCCTGGATCGGCCAAGGCCGTATCAAGGTCAACGGCGTCAATGCCACCTTGGGTCAGCGTGTCGATCTGCATGACGCGATTTCCGTCGACGGCCGCGTGATCAAGCGTGAAGAGTCTGCCGAGACTGTGCGCCGGGTGATCATGTACAACAAACCCGATGGCGAGATCTGCACCCGCGACGACCCGGAAGGCCGCCCAACCGTGTTTGACCGTTTGCCACGTCCGAAGGAAGGCCGCTGGATCAATATCGGTCGTCTGGACATCAATACCACCGGTTTGTTGATGTTCACCACCGATGGTGAGTTGGCCAATCGCTTGATGCACCCCTCCTATGAGATGGACCGTGAGTATGCGGTACGGGTGCGCGGTGAAGTCGATGAAGACATGATCGCTCGCTTGAAGGCGGGGGTCGTGCTTGAAGACGGCCCGGCACGTTTTACCGACATCAAGGAAGCCCCTGGCGGTGAAGGTTTCAACCACTGGTACCACTGCGTGGTGATGGAAGGCCGCAACCGTGAAGTTCGTCGCCTGTGGGAGTCCCAGGGCTTGGTGGTAAGCCGCCTGAAGCGCGTGCGTTTTGGTCCGGTGTTCCTCAATTCCGACCTGCCTATGGGCCGCTGGCGTGAAATGAGCCAGCAGGAAGTGGACATTTTGGCCGCCGAAGTGGGGTTGACCCCTGTGGCAATGCCCGCCTTGAACCACAAGAGCAAAGACAAACTTGAGCGCCTGCAGCGCAAGTCGACCCGTCCGATGGGACGTGGCGAGCGCGTACGTACACTGCGTCCTGCACAGGATGGCGCATCGGCAGAGCGTCCAGCACGCCAACCGCGTGGTGGTGAAACCGAGCGCCCAGCGCGTCAGCCGCGTGTTGCTGAGGCCGAGCGCCCTGCTCGCCAGCCGCGTGGCGAAGCCCCACGCAAGGACGCTGGTCGGGGTCGTAGCACCGTGGCTGAGCGCCCGAGTGATATGAACAAGCGCGGCAAGCCGGCACCCAAGCGTCCAGGCAGCACCCGGAACAAGCCACGTCCGTAA
- the acs gene encoding acetate--CoA ligase — translation MSAAPLYPVRPEVAANTLTDEATYKAMYQQSVINPDGFWREQAQRLDWIKPFTKVKQTSFDDHHVDIKWFADGTLNVSYNCLDRHLAERGDQLAIIWEGDDPSEHRNITYRELHEEVCKFANALRGQDVHRGDVVTIYMPMIPEAVVAMLACARIGAIHSVVFGGFSPEALAGRIIDCKSKVVITADEGLRGGRRTPLKANVDLALTNPETASVQKIIVCKRTGGDIAWHQHRDIWYEDLMKVASSHCAPKEMGAEEALFILYTSGSTGKPKGVLHTTGGYMVYAALTHERVFDYRPGEVYWCTADVGWVTGHSYIVYGPLANGATTVLFEGVPNYPDITRVSKIIDKHKVNILYTAPTAIRAMMAEGQAAVDGADGSSLRLLGSVGEPINPEAWNWYYQTVGKERCPIVDTWWQTETGGVLISPLPGATALKPGSATRPFFGVVPALVDNLGNLIDGAAEGNLVILDSWPGQSRSLYGDHDRFVDTYFKTFRGMYFTGDGARRDEDGYYWITGRVDDVLNVSGHRMGTAEIESAMVAHSKVAEAAVVGVPHDIKGQGIYVYVTLNGGEEPSEALRLELKNWVRKEIGPIASPDVIQWAPGLPKTRSGKIMRRILRKIATAEYDGLGDISTLADPGVVQQLIDTHKDMSRVSA, via the coding sequence ATGAGTGCGGCTCCCCTGTATCCCGTTCGTCCCGAGGTTGCGGCCAATACCCTGACTGATGAGGCGACCTACAAGGCCATGTACCAGCAGTCGGTTATCAACCCGGACGGCTTCTGGCGTGAGCAGGCCCAGCGCCTGGACTGGATCAAGCCCTTCACCAAGGTCAAGCAAACTTCCTTCGACGATCACCATGTCGATATCAAATGGTTTGCCGACGGCACTCTCAACGTCTCCTACAACTGTCTGGATCGCCACCTTGCCGAGCGTGGCGATCAGCTCGCAATAATCTGGGAAGGTGACGATCCTTCCGAGCATCGCAACATCACCTACCGTGAGCTGCACGAAGAAGTGTGCAAGTTCGCCAACGCCCTGCGTGGCCAGGATGTGCACCGTGGTGACGTGGTCACCATCTATATGCCGATGATTCCAGAGGCGGTAGTGGCGATGCTGGCGTGCGCGCGCATCGGCGCCATTCACTCGGTGGTTTTCGGTGGCTTCTCGCCAGAAGCGTTGGCCGGTCGCATCATCGACTGCAAATCCAAAGTGGTGATCACCGCCGACGAAGGTCTGCGTGGTGGTCGTCGTACGCCGCTCAAGGCCAATGTCGACCTGGCCTTGACCAACCCGGAAACCGCCAGCGTGCAGAAGATCATCGTGTGCAAGCGCACCGGTGGTGACATTGCCTGGCACCAGCATCGTGATATCTGGTACGAAGACCTGATGAAGGTCGCCTCTAGCCACTGTGCGCCTAAAGAGATGGGCGCCGAAGAAGCGCTGTTCATCCTTTACACCTCTGGTTCTACCGGTAAGCCCAAAGGAGTGTTGCACACCACTGGCGGCTACATGGTTTACGCGGCACTGACGCACGAGCGGGTATTCGACTACCGTCCGGGTGAAGTCTACTGGTGCACCGCCGACGTCGGTTGGGTCACCGGCCATAGCTACATCGTCTATGGTCCACTGGCCAATGGTGCTACCACGGTACTGTTCGAAGGTGTGCCGAATTATCCGGATATCACCCGTGTGTCGAAGATCATCGACAAGCACAAGGTCAATATTCTCTACACCGCTCCAACCGCTATCCGCGCAATGATGGCTGAAGGTCAGGCTGCTGTTGATGGTGCCGATGGTTCAAGTCTGCGTCTGCTCGGTTCGGTGGGTGAGCCGATCAACCCGGAAGCCTGGAACTGGTACTACCAGACGGTTGGCAAGGAGCGTTGCCCGATTGTTGATACCTGGTGGCAGACCGAGACTGGCGGTGTGTTGATCAGCCCATTGCCGGGTGCCACCGCACTCAAGCCCGGTTCGGCGACCCGTCCCTTCTTTGGTGTGGTCCCGGCCCTTGTGGACAACCTCGGTAACCTGATCGATGGCGCTGCCGAAGGCAATCTGGTGATTCTTGACTCTTGGCCGGGTCAGTCGCGTTCGCTGTACGGTGACCACGATCGCTTCGTCGACACCTACTTCAAGACATTCCGTGGCATGTATTTCACGGGAGACGGCGCTCGCCGTGATGAAGACGGTTACTACTGGATCACCGGCCGTGTCGATGACGTGCTCAACGTATCGGGCCACCGCATGGGTACCGCCGAGATCGAAAGTGCCATGGTTGCCCACTCGAAAGTGGCTGAGGCTGCAGTGGTTGGTGTGCCGCACGACATCAAGGGGCAGGGTATCTATGTGTACGTGACCCTCAATGGTGGCGAAGAGCCGAGTGAGGCGTTGCGCCTGGAGCTGAAGAATTGGGTGCGCAAGGAAATTGGCCCGATTGCTTCGCCGGATGTCATTCAGTGGGCGCCTGGGCTGCCGAAGACCCGCTCGGGCAAGATCATGCGCCGTATTCTGCGCAAGATCGCCACGGCGGAGTACGATGGCTTGGGTGATATCTCTACGCTGGCCGACCCGGGTGTGGTTCAGCAACTGATCGACACCCACAAGGATATGAGCAGGGTCTCGGCCTAA
- a CDS encoding DUF2790 domain-containing protein, whose product MKALLALALGSLCTAAIADEVANGGAEQIPVEQYSYSQHLDIAKVISMSEVPNVCEVVPARMTYEDSQGQRHILEYRVMGNGCSNG is encoded by the coding sequence ATGAAAGCTTTACTGGCATTGGCACTCGGCAGTCTTTGCACCGCGGCAATCGCCGACGAAGTTGCAAACGGTGGCGCCGAGCAGATTCCGGTTGAACAGTACAGTTACTCGCAGCACCTGGACATCGCCAAAGTTATCTCAATGAGCGAAGTCCCCAACGTCTGCGAAGTGGTTCCAGCGCGTATGACCTATGAGGACTCGCAGGGCCAACGACATATTCTCGAGTACCGCGTAATGGGCAACGGCTGCTCGAATGGATAA
- the scpB gene encoding SMC-Scp complex subunit ScpB: MNLNDPRDLAPLLEAFLLASGKPQSLERLFELFEEAERPEPSVFKKALEVLRKSCSGRAFELKEVASGYRLQIREDYAPWVGRLWEERPQRYSRALLETMALIAYRQPITRGEIEDVRGVAVNTNIVKTLLEREWIRVVGYREVPGKPAMFATTKAFLDHFNLKNLDDLPALADLRDMEPEPVLELDDAPVPAHLQALADESAEPPAAKEETSFRTLLVELDTMEEGLKTDFDDLLEEEPAAEEAPARDPEAETPRQ, translated from the coding sequence ATGAACCTGAACGATCCGCGCGACCTGGCGCCTCTACTCGAAGCCTTTTTGCTGGCCTCTGGAAAACCGCAATCCCTGGAGCGCTTGTTCGAGCTGTTCGAAGAGGCTGAACGCCCTGAGCCTTCTGTATTCAAGAAGGCCTTGGAAGTGCTCCGCAAGTCCTGCAGCGGCCGGGCCTTCGAACTCAAGGAGGTGGCTTCGGGCTATCGCCTGCAAATTCGCGAAGATTACGCCCCGTGGGTGGGGCGCCTGTGGGAGGAGCGGCCGCAGCGCTATTCCCGTGCGTTACTGGAAACCATGGCGTTGATTGCTTATCGACAGCCCATTACTCGTGGCGAAATCGAAGACGTGCGGGGCGTGGCGGTCAACACCAATATCGTCAAGACTCTGCTTGAGCGCGAGTGGATTCGTGTCGTCGGTTACCGTGAAGTACCCGGCAAGCCGGCGATGTTCGCCACCACCAAGGCCTTTCTCGATCACTTCAATCTGAAGAACCTCGATGACCTGCCGGCTTTGGCCGACCTGCGCGACATGGAGCCAGAGCCTGTCCTGGAACTCGATGATGCGCCAGTGCCGGCCCACTTGCAGGCCCTTGCCGATGAGAGCGCCGAGCCGCCCGCAGCCAAGGAGGAAACCAGTTTTCGCACGCTGCTGGTTGAACTGGACACCATGGAGGAGGGGCTCAAGACCGACTTTGACGACCTGCTTGAGGAAGAGCCGGCGGCTGAAGAGGCTCCAGCGCGGGATCCGGAAGCTGAAACGCCGAGGCAGTAA
- the arfB gene encoding alternative ribosome rescue aminoacyl-tRNA hydrolase ArfB, translating into MLIISNNVHIPDQEIELTAIRAQGAGGQNVNKVSSAMHLRFDSQASSLPPFYKERLLSLRDSRITRDGVIIIKAQQYRTQEQNRTDALERLRELILAAVKIEKARRPTRPTLGSKTRRLDTKNKRGAIKAGRGKVDY; encoded by the coding sequence ATGTTGATCATTTCCAATAACGTGCATATTCCCGACCAGGAAATCGAACTGACCGCCATTCGTGCCCAAGGCGCTGGCGGGCAGAACGTCAACAAGGTTTCCAGTGCCATGCACCTGCGCTTCGACAGCCAGGCTTCCTCTCTGCCCCCGTTCTACAAGGAGCGCTTGCTGTCTTTGCGCGATAGCCGCATTACCCGTGATGGGGTCATCATCATCAAGGCTCAGCAATATCGAACCCAGGAGCAAAACCGCACGGATGCCCTGGAGCGCTTGCGCGAGTTGATTCTGGCGGCAGTGAAGATAGAAAAGGCGCGCCGACCGACGCGGCCGACCCTGGGCTCGAAAACTCGGCGTCTGGACACCAAGAATAAGCGCGGCGCAATCAAGGCTGGGCGTGGAAAGGTCGATTATTGA
- a CDS encoding sigma-54-dependent transcriptional regulator has translation MRIKVHCQNRIGILRNILNLLVEYGINVARGEVGGEHGNAIYLHCPNLINLQFQALRPKFESITGVFGVKRVGLMPSERRHMELNALLGALDFPVLSIDMGGSIVAANRAAAQLLGVRVDEVPGIPLSRYAEDFDLPELVRANKSRINGLRVKVKGDVFLADIAPLQSEHDDSEALAGAVLTLHRADRIGERIYNVRKQELRGFDSIFQSSRVMAAVVREARRMAPLDAPLLIEGETGTGKELLARACHLASPRGQAPLMALNCAGLPESMAETELFGYGPGAFEGARAEGKLGLLELTAGGTLFLDGVGEMSPRLQVKLLRFLQDGCFRRVGSDEEVYLDVRVICATQVDLSELCARGEFRQDLYHRLNVLSLHIPPLRECLDGLPPLVEHFLDQASRQIGCSLPRLAPAAMERLSQYHWPGNVRQLENVLFQAVSLCDGGVVKSEHIRLPDYGTRQPLGEFSLEGSLGDIVGRFEKAVLEQLMSEFTSSRALGKRLGVSHTTIANKLREHGVGKSVD, from the coding sequence ATGCGTATCAAAGTGCATTGCCAGAACCGCATCGGCATTCTGCGCAACATTCTCAACCTGCTGGTGGAGTACGGAATCAACGTCGCTCGTGGCGAGGTAGGGGGCGAGCATGGCAATGCCATCTATCTGCATTGCCCGAACCTGATCAACCTGCAGTTCCAGGCCCTGCGACCCAAATTCGAGTCGATTACCGGTGTGTTCGGGGTCAAGCGCGTAGGGCTGATGCCAAGCGAGCGGCGGCACATGGAGCTCAATGCGTTGCTCGGTGCGTTGGATTTCCCCGTGCTGTCGATCGATATGGGCGGCTCCATCGTCGCCGCCAACCGTGCAGCGGCACAGTTGCTCGGGGTGAGGGTGGATGAAGTCCCGGGCATTCCGTTGTCGCGTTACGCCGAGGATTTTGATCTCCCTGAGTTGGTGCGTGCCAACAAGTCGCGTATCAACGGTTTGCGTGTGAAGGTCAAGGGTGACGTGTTCCTCGCAGACATTGCACCGTTGCAGTCCGAGCACGATGACAGTGAGGCGCTGGCGGGAGCGGTGTTGACCTTGCATCGGGCGGATCGCATCGGTGAGCGTATCTACAATGTTCGCAAGCAGGAGTTGCGCGGTTTCGACAGCATTTTCCAAAGTTCACGGGTGATGGCTGCTGTGGTGCGTGAGGCGCGACGCATGGCACCGCTGGATGCGCCACTGCTGATCGAAGGCGAAACTGGCACCGGCAAAGAGCTGCTGGCGCGCGCCTGTCACCTGGCCAGTCCACGGGGGCAGGCGCCATTGATGGCGCTCAATTGTGCAGGCCTGCCTGAGTCCATGGCCGAAACCGAACTGTTCGGTTACGGTCCAGGCGCATTCGAAGGGGCGCGTGCCGAAGGCAAGTTAGGCCTGCTGGAGCTGACCGCAGGCGGCACGCTGTTCCTCGATGGCGTAGGTGAAATGAGCCCGCGGCTGCAGGTCAAGTTGCTGCGTTTCCTGCAGGATGGCTGCTTTCGCCGGGTTGGCAGTGACGAAGAGGTTTACCTGGATGTGCGGGTGATTTGTGCAACCCAGGTCGATCTGTCGGAGCTGTGCGCACGGGGTGAGTTTCGCCAGGACCTTTACCATCGATTGAACGTGCTCTCCCTGCATATTCCGCCGTTGCGTGAGTGCCTTGATGGCTTGCCACCTCTGGTCGAGCATTTCCTCGACCAGGCGAGTCGGCAGATTGGGTGTTCGTTGCCGCGCCTGGCGCCGGCAGCCATGGAGCGTCTGAGTCAGTATCACTGGCCGGGTAACGTGCGCCAGTTGGAAAACGTTCTGTTTCAGGCGGTGTCGTTGTGTGACGGCGGGGTGGTCAAGAGCGAACACATCCGCTTGCCAGACTATGGTACGCGCCAGCCGTTGGGCGAGTTTTCCCTGGAGGGAAGTTTGGGGGATATTGTCGGACGGTTTGAAAAGGCAGTGCTCGAACAGTTGATGAGCGAGTTCACCAGCAGTCGGGCTTTGGGTAAGCGGCTCGGCGTTTCTCATACAACGATAGCCAACAAGTTGCGCGAACATGGTGTTGGCAAGTCGGTAGATTAA
- the phhA gene encoding phenylalanine 4-monooxygenase, which yields MKQTQYVAREPDAHGFIDYPQQEHAVWNTLITRQLKVIEGRACQEYLDGIEQLGLPHDRIPQLGEINKVLGATTGWQVARVPALIPFQTFFELLASKRFPVATFIRTEEELDYLQEPDIFHEIFGHCPLLTNPWFAEFTHTYGKLGLSATKEERVYLARLYWMTIEFGLVDTPQGRKIYGGGILSSPKETVYSLSDEPEHQPFNPLEAMRTPYRIDILQPLYFALPNLKRLFDLAHEDIMAMVHTAMKMGLHAPKFPPKVAA from the coding sequence ATGAAACAGACGCAATACGTGGCTCGCGAGCCCGATGCGCACGGGTTTATCGACTACCCGCAGCAGGAACATGCGGTGTGGAACACCTTGATTACCCGCCAACTGAAAGTGATCGAAGGCCGTGCGTGCCAGGAATACCTGGACGGCATCGAGCAGTTGGGCCTGCCCCACGACCGCATCCCGCAATTGGGTGAGATCAACAAAGTGCTGGGTGCCACCACTGGCTGGCAAGTCGCCCGTGTGCCTGCCCTTATCCCTTTTCAGACCTTTTTTGAACTGCTGGCCAGCAAACGCTTTCCAGTGGCGACCTTCATTCGTACTGAAGAAGAACTCGACTACCTGCAAGAGCCGGATATTTTTCACGAGATCTTCGGTCACTGCCCGCTGCTGACCAATCCCTGGTTTGCCGAATTCACCCACACCTACGGCAAGCTCGGCTTGAGCGCGACCAAGGAAGAGCGTGTGTACCTCGCGCGGCTCTACTGGATGACCATCGAATTTGGTCTGGTCGACACGCCGCAGGGCCGCAAGATTTATGGCGGCGGCATCCTCTCCTCGCCAAAAGAGACAGTCTATAGCCTGTCCGATGAGCCCGAGCACCAGCCCTTCAATCCGCTGGAAGCCATGCGTACGCCTTATCGTATCGACATCCTGCAGCCGCTGTATTTTGCCCTGCCAAACCTCAAGCGCCTGTTCGACCTGGCCCACGAAGACATCATGGCCATGGTCCACACCGCGATGAAGATGGGCCTGCACGCACCGAAATTTCCACCTAAGGTTGCTGCCTGA